A stretch of Armatimonadia bacterium DNA encodes these proteins:
- a CDS encoding response regulator has translation MKLRALVIDDSRIMRRMVMDGLQKTNLATFEFIEAEDGVDALSKFSPDDIDIVFADWNMPRMTGIEFAHKIRAMPNTDHIPIIMVTSEKTMGKMEIALDKAGASAYVSKPFTVEELQRKLARVIAGIQSRPQTPKPPKSGGGGFFSKLMRDMG, from the coding sequence GTGAAGCTCAGAGCCCTTGTCATCGACGACTCACGTATCATGCGCCGTATGGTCATGGACGGACTGCAGAAGACAAACCTGGCGACTTTCGAGTTCATCGAGGCCGAGGATGGCGTCGACGCCCTCAGCAAGTTCAGCCCCGACGACATCGACATCGTGTTCGCCGACTGGAACATGCCTCGCATGACCGGCATCGAGTTCGCCCACAAGATCCGGGCCATGCCCAACACCGACCACATCCCCATCATTATGGTCACCAGCGAGAAGACCATGGGCAAGATGGAAATCGCCCTCGACAAAGCGGGAGCCAGCGCCTACGTGAGCAAGCCCTTCACAGTGGAGGAGCTCCAGCGCAAGCTCGCCCGGGTGATCGCCGGCATCCAGTCTCGTCCCCAGACCCCAAAGCCTCCGAAATCCGGTGGCGGCGGGTTCTTCAGCAAGCTCATGCGTGACATGGGCTAA
- a CDS encoding sialidase family protein: MPWSLLWAMPMLLAGPWRSYELYQPAFERGFVVDGRASALKYNHDSSIAWFGDRWFCLWNGNQPPAEGKPGQLNYMSTSSDGRTWTPPVPAFSDAEHAANPIPCPTGTQWQPNLIVMNQELWCLWSQNSRDEYNGCYFSRLRTPSGKWENRRLLWEGEPGPLVEGKHWRLFPTQNPVQLRSGRVLAPATMIGPPARDAPESMSRNWWGTEKRDSVLITDDGGVTWTVSPGAVQPGRTWAQWEPTVWEQPDGTVRMVSRNNDNRPPREGGPHPSEMLLESRSTDGGLTWTPHEPVRLETVASRMHVLAAGGDRFMMVHNDWPAGVFVSDRENLALFFTRGSGRNFVAGPGLSEGQPVVCYPQMWLRDNAVWVSYSQGLHTRSICWVRVSPLPDPSRYYLSPRTYWTADPAPVRVDDALRFDGRQRLLTREPVTLGKAGFTLCARLRAQEAGVLLDTRASRGRSGFVLALTPGEQQGLRPFGFVDSPERNVTPSLGFGTSEWVYVAVSVDLQAGLMTFRVNDRAEQVKFSADKAAPIDGATGSIGDRRNPTSALRGLTGEIRGMALYPAPSLSAAEHAWVAEKLGGSLPGSEATPTAPAMAPVLWLDAADKAATKRDFATETASGPVLQSEQLEGERVLRLGAGASAGVDVDENCRDRGDGVELVLRFRPVSAEEAVLCTVGDAESPARVICRQGEVRLQAAGQDLRCGEARPTNWTELALVTAGDQTTVRLNGGPAVTVRHSPTDTWLYLGEGYRSAAPRPGSVVMSVASVRTRVSRGDAPATTRQ; the protein is encoded by the coding sequence GTGCCGTGGAGTCTGCTGTGGGCGATGCCCATGCTCCTTGCCGGGCCGTGGCGCAGCTATGAACTGTACCAGCCGGCCTTTGAGCGAGGCTTCGTGGTGGACGGCAGGGCGAGTGCGCTCAAGTACAACCACGACAGCAGCATCGCGTGGTTCGGCGACCGCTGGTTCTGCCTGTGGAACGGCAACCAGCCTCCCGCCGAGGGCAAACCGGGGCAACTGAACTACATGAGCACCAGCAGCGACGGCCGGACCTGGACGCCGCCGGTGCCTGCCTTCTCGGATGCAGAGCACGCGGCGAACCCGATCCCTTGTCCGACGGGCACCCAATGGCAGCCGAACCTGATTGTGATGAACCAGGAACTGTGGTGCCTCTGGAGCCAGAACTCGCGGGACGAGTACAACGGGTGCTACTTCTCGCGGTTGCGCACCCCTTCGGGCAAGTGGGAGAACCGTCGCTTGCTGTGGGAGGGTGAGCCAGGCCCGCTGGTGGAGGGCAAGCATTGGCGGCTCTTCCCGACGCAGAACCCGGTCCAGCTTCGCTCGGGTCGCGTCCTGGCACCTGCTACGATGATCGGTCCACCTGCCAGGGATGCGCCCGAGAGCATGAGCAGGAACTGGTGGGGCACTGAGAAACGGGACTCGGTCCTGATCACCGACGATGGCGGGGTCACCTGGACTGTATCGCCGGGGGCTGTGCAGCCTGGACGCACCTGGGCGCAGTGGGAGCCGACGGTGTGGGAGCAACCGGACGGCACAGTGAGGATGGTCTCACGCAACAACGACAACCGGCCGCCGCGAGAGGGTGGGCCCCATCCGTCGGAGATGCTGCTCGAGTCTCGCAGCACCGATGGTGGACTGACCTGGACGCCCCACGAGCCGGTGCGGCTGGAGACCGTGGCCTCGCGGATGCACGTGCTCGCCGCCGGTGGCGACCGGTTCATGATGGTGCATAACGACTGGCCGGCCGGGGTTTTCGTCTCCGACCGAGAGAACCTGGCCCTGTTCTTCACCCGCGGTTCGGGGCGCAACTTCGTCGCCGGCCCCGGCCTTAGTGAAGGGCAGCCCGTGGTCTGTTACCCGCAGATGTGGCTGCGCGACAACGCAGTCTGGGTGAGCTACAGCCAGGGGCTCCACACCCGATCCATCTGTTGGGTGCGAGTGTCACCGCTTCCGGACCCCTCGCGCTACTACCTGTCTCCGCGCACCTACTGGACCGCCGATCCCGCTCCCGTACGAGTGGACGATGCCTTGCGCTTCGACGGTCGCCAGCGCCTCCTGACGCGTGAGCCTGTGACTCTCGGCAAAGCGGGGTTTACGCTTTGTGCGCGGTTAAGAGCGCAGGAGGCCGGAGTGCTCCTCGACACACGCGCATCGAGAGGACGCTCCGGGTTCGTCCTTGCGCTGACTCCAGGCGAGCAACAGGGCCTCAGGCCCTTTGGCTTCGTGGACAGCCCGGAGCGCAACGTGACCCCGTCCCTGGGGTTCGGGACGAGCGAGTGGGTCTACGTGGCTGTGTCGGTGGACCTCCAGGCCGGGCTGATGACCTTCCGCGTCAATGACCGCGCGGAGCAGGTGAAGTTCAGCGCCGACAAGGCCGCGCCGATCGACGGTGCGACCGGATCGATCGGTGACCGCCGAAACCCCACCAGTGCACTTCGGGGGCTGACCGGTGAGATTCGAGGCATGGCCCTGTATCCTGCGCCGAGTCTCTCGGCGGCGGAGCACGCCTGGGTCGCGGAGAAGCTCGGAGGGTCTCTACCGGGGTCTGAGGCGACGCCGACGGCACCCGCGATGGCGCCGGTGCTCTGGCTCGATGCCGCCGATAAGGCTGCCACGAAGCGGGACTTCGCTACCGAGACGGCCTCGGGGCCGGTGCTTCAGTCGGAGCAACTGGAGGGCGAGAGGGTCCTGCGACTGGGCGCCGGTGCTTCCGCCGGAGTCGACGTGGACGAAAACTGCCGTGACCGGGGCGACGGGGTCGAGCTGGTGCTCCGCTTCCGTCCCGTGTCGGCGGAGGAGGCAGTCCTGTGCACCGTGGGCGATGCCGAGAGCCCGGCACGGGTGATCTGCCGGCAAGGTGAGGTACGCCTACAGGCTGCCGGTCAGGATCTGCGCTGCGGCGAGGCAAGGCCGACCAACTGGACGGAACTCGCCCTCGTCACGGCTGGTGACCAGACGACGGTCCGCCTCAACGGCGGCCCGGCGGTCACAGTGCGGCACTCACCGACCGACACCTGGCTATACCTGGGCGAGGGCTACCGGTCTGCAGCCCCGAGGCCTGGTAGCGTTGTCATGTCGGTGGCATCAGTACGCACACGAGTGAGCAGAGGGGACGCACCTGCCACAACGAGACAGTAG
- a CDS encoding YbjQ family protein encodes MDPAFITTAFELPGCRIVRNLGIVRGITVRSRSVVGNFIGGIEAFFGGFGSRITVFTELCEQAREEAFDLLMQHADAMGANAVIGMRYDANEVMQGITEVLAYGAAVVVEASPLAGPPTGSQ; translated from the coding sequence ATGGACCCAGCCTTCATCACAACCGCCTTTGAGCTTCCAGGATGCCGTATCGTCCGGAACCTGGGGATTGTACGCGGCATCACCGTAAGGTCGCGCAGTGTCGTTGGGAACTTCATCGGGGGTATCGAAGCCTTCTTCGGCGGCTTCGGCAGTCGCATCACGGTCTTCACGGAGCTGTGCGAGCAGGCGCGGGAGGAAGCCTTCGACCTCCTGATGCAGCACGCCGACGCCATGGGCGCGAACGCTGTCATCGGAATGCGCTACGATGCCAACGAGGTCATGCAGGGGATCACGGAGGTGCTTGCCTACGGGGCTGCGGTGGTCGTCGAGGCGAGTCCCCTGGCCGGTCCGCCGACGGGTTCCCAGTAG